The following proteins come from a genomic window of Eleginops maclovinus isolate JMC-PN-2008 ecotype Puerto Natales chromosome 8, JC_Emac_rtc_rv5, whole genome shotgun sequence:
- the gnaz gene encoding guanine nucleotide-binding protein G(z) subunit alpha gives MGCRQSSEEKEAARRSRRIDRHLRSESQRQRREIKLLLLGTSNSGKSTIVKQMKIIHSGGFNLEACKEYKPLILYNAIDSLTRIIRALTTLKIDFHNADRAYDAVQLFALTGPAESKGEITLELQGVMKRLWGDSGVQECFQRSNEYHLEDNTAYYLNDLDRISALEFIPTVEDILRSRDMTTGIVENKFTFKELTFKMVDVGGQRSERKKWIHCFEGVTAIIFCVELSGYDLKLYEDNQTSRMAESLRLFDSICNNNWFTNTSLILFLNKKDLLAEKIKRIPLTVCFPDYKGQNTYEEAAVYVQRQFEDLNRNKETKEIYSHFTCATDTSNIQFVFDAVTDVIIQNNLKYIGLC, from the exons ATGGGATGCCGTCAGAGCTCGGAGGAGAAGGAAGCGGCGAGGCGCTCTCGGCGAATCGATCGCCACTTGCGCTCAGAGAGTCAGCGTCAGCGGCGTGAGATCAAGCTCCTGTTGCTGGGCACCAGCAACTCGGGCAAGAGCACCATTGTCAAGCAGATGAAGATCATACACAGTGGAGGCTTCAACCTGGAGGCCTGCAAGGAGTACAAGCCCCTCATCTTGTACAATGCCATTGACTCGCTCACACGCATCATCCGTGCCCTCACCACACTCAAGATCGACTTTCACAATGCTGATCGCGCATATGACGCTGTGCAGCTCTTCGCCCTCACAGGGCCGGCTGAGAGCAAAGGGGAGATCACTCTAGAGTTGCAGGGGGTCATGAAACGTCTGTGGGGGGACTCAGGCGTACAGGAGTGCTTTCAGCGATCCAATGAGTACCACTTAGAGGACAACACTGCCTACTATCTGAATGACCTGGACCGCATCTCTGCACTCGAGTTCATCCCAACTGTAGAGGACATCCTGCGGTCCCGCGACATGACCACTGGCATTGTGGAGAACAAGTTCACCTTCAAGGAGCTTACCTTCAAGATGGTGGATGTGGGTGGACAGCGTTCGGAGAGAAAGAAGTGGATCCACTGCTTCGAGGGCGTGACTGCAATCATTTTCTGTGTCGAGTTAAGTGGCTATGACCTCAAACTTTACGAGGACAACCAGACG agcCGCATGGCCGAGAGCTTGCGCCTGTTCGACTCCATCTGCAACAACAACTGGTTCACCAACACGTcgctcatcctcttcctcaacaAGAAGGACCTGCTGGCAGAGAAGATCAAACGCATTCCCCTGACAGTGTGCTTCCCTGACTACAAAGGTCAGAACACCTATGAGGAGGCGGCCGTCTACGTGCAGCGGCAGTTTGAGGACCTCAACCGCAACAAGGAGACCAAGGAGATCTATTCGCACTTCACCTGTGCCACTGACACCAGCAACATCCAGTTTGTGTTCGACGCTGTGACGGACGTGATCATCCAGAACAATCTCAAGTACATTGGGCTGTGCTAG